GCTGGGAGCTCCACTCCGGCCTGGAGGAGTCGCACGGCATGCACAGGATCGCTGTCAAGGAGCGCCTCGGCAGCGTACCAGAGAAACCGGCTCCACCATCGCGCGTCAGGCAACGTCAGTGACACGTGCTTCAAGATGGGACAGACGTGCACCTCAAGAATTTCGCCAACCTCGGCGCGGAGGCCTTCATTCTGGTCTACCAAGCATCCCATGGCAAACACCTTGGCAAACTCGATAATGCACACCGGTGACTGGTGCTGGTGAAACGCAACAACGCATAATTCTGCCACTGCGCCAGCCGAGTGAAGCAACGATGTGCGGAGCAAAAACGTGACGAGTTCGCTGCAGGCCCGCACTGCTGCCTCTCCTGCAGTGCATGCAAGTAGCCCTCTCACCCGCTCCATTCCATGCTCTTGTTTGCCAAGCAAAAACGCAATTTGCGCCTGAGCCTGCAAGGAAGATGCCTCCAGTCCAGAAGCGATAGTCCCCACGTTGTGGCATAATGCCAGCGTGTGCTCAAGCTCCTCCGTGGCGTCCACGCCCTCGTCATGCATTGCGAGGACCAGCTGTGTCATGTCCAGCAAAACGGCCTGCCGCTCTTCCTCTGAGGCAACGCCGCGAAAGAGACGCTGTGCGGTGTCCAGGCAGCTCCACCGAGTCGTGGCAGACAAGCAACGCGGCTGCCCATTCACCGCCATGGCTGACAGCCGCCAGAGGCAGCAGAACAGAAAGCGGTGAAacgctggtggtggcatATCACCATCGGagaggcgacgcagcagctccgtAACGCTCCACTCAGAGCAATGGCGAATGAGAACGCATAGCAGCCGGAACTGGTCGACAGCGCTCGTCGAGGCCGCCACGCGCCGATGCAGCTCTGCCAACAAGGTTTCCTGTACAGCGGGCATCTTCTCCAAGGAAAGGCTTGCCATGGCGCAGAGATCCCCCACAGCAACCGTGGCATCGCTGCACAGAGCACGAAACAATGCCAGCACCTCGTCCGTGGCGTGACGGTGAACCTCGGCCTTGAAGCGGACCACGATGGGCTCGAGGGTGCGGAGAAGGTCGTacgacgtcgacgccgcctccgccgcggcgtcatACTTGCCGCACAGAAGCAGAGAATACCCGTACTGCAGGTATGTCATGCCAAGAAATGTCCGCTGCTTCACTGAGCGAGCCTTGACGGCTTTCTGTAGTcgcagggagaggagaagcagacTCTGCAGCGAGGCCTGTACGTCTGGCATGGGCTGCCCTGATGCGCATGCTGGTAGTCCCactccctccacctccgaTGCACCGTGAGCCGCGCTATCGAGTGCACCTGCATTGGGGCGGCCCTCCTGCAGCGATTTCACCCCAACGTTGTAGATGAACTCGAGCAGCGCCTCTGTGTACGCGGTGCTTGAACGCGTCTCCTCAGCCAGCTGGGTGGCAATGACACACGCGCGTtcgtgctgcgctgcctcccaGGCTGCGCGCAACTGAGCAAATTGAATCTCCGCTGAAAATCTGCGCATGGAGCCGGGGACACCTGCGCATGCCTTGACAACACACGCCGCCCACGCGAGTAACTTTTCAGCGGCATCGGTGTGGCGCGCACGGAGGAGCCCCTTGCTCGTCTTTAGGCACATCAGGATGCATTTTTCGGCGTCGTCTAGGTGGTGCGACAAGTGCGCTTCGCGAACCTCTTGTCCGGCAAAGACGCAGTGACTGCAGAGGAACAGGTATGTAACTAGCCAGCGAGCCTGCACCTTCAGATCTTTGCGTTCTAATGGCCATCCGCGTAAGGCCGTTGCGTTCCAGCTATCCAGCGCCATTatctgcacgcgcagcgccgccttcagGGGAAGATGGACACCCTTCTCCGCGACCGCGGAGACGCCATCGAGGTGAGTCGCTACCTCCCGGAGCGCGTCCTCCAGGTGTACGGAGACATCACCATCCAGCCAGCATGGAATCAGTTCGTGCAACCACTCAGCGCACTTCACTACGCCAGACATACCCCCATCTGTGGCTGCCGTCATCTGGCGCTTCGTCCCTTTCCCTTTGTCTTTTTCGCTGTGGTGATGAAACAAAACGGCAAGGTTGTCTATACGTTCGGTCGAGGGAAGCAGGGCGCcgtgaggaggggggggggggcatcaCTGCTAAAAGAGAAAATGGGGGCGGCAGCAATGGCAAGCGAGAGGCAGACGGACGAGAGCaagggaggagacggcgtGTGCCAGTGAGCAAGGGGTAAGTGCAAGAGGCGGCGGCTACCGAGCCGACCTGGGCACCATTGCCgagggagcagcggcagctaGGCTCGTTTTTGTGCGTTAAATGGCTCGCATGAAAGCAGCAGGGGTGGCGGAGAATCTGGGAGAGACCGACAAGCGAGAGCTAACGTCCCCGATACGACCCATCGTGAATGTCCGCACGGACGGGCTCGCCGCGAGTGACGGAAAGGAGAGCACGCGCAAACGACGAAAAAGTCCCCCATGCACCATGGTCAAGTGATCTGCACTGAGACCAAGTGGTTTGCTTGAGTCGACGTGAACAACGTAGAAGAGTGAGAGGGCGTCCTGTGAAGACTCTCCAGCCATTCCATGAGCATGACGCGTAAACAGACTGAAGACGCCTTGCCAGACACATAAAGCGTACGAACCCAGACGCGTACGTCGCAACGCTGATCAGCGCCTGGCGCGCATACAAATCAACGACgaaaaaaacacaaagacGTAGGCCAGACGGTGGCCCAACAAAaacagcacgcacacaaacgcaccCGAGACACAAACATCGAAGCAAAGCAGATGATGCCGCTCCCTTCCCCTCATCAAGACACAACGCCGCTCATTGCTTTTGTGACTCGATGACGGCGCgtgccttctccacctcttcctcctgcGTCATATCACGCTCGCGCTCGCGCACCATCTGCATAATCTGCTTTGACACGCGGTGCTCGCGCACCTTGCGCTCCAGAACCGGGGTTGTGGGACCAACGGTGTACGCATGGTACACAAAGGACAGCCAAATGTTACAAAAGAGGATAACGCAGATGAACACCATCGACATCACCATCGTCTTCCACAGCTGCATCTGTGCCTTTCGCCAGATCCACCGGGAGCGGTTCGTGCGAAACGGCTTTGTCCACAAACCTATCTTGTTCATAACGAGCATGCGGTAGAACATTGTTCGACGCGCTAATGTGTCCTTTACCGGGCCCGCACCCGGCCCCCACATGCCTGGACGGTCCGAGTACTTGGACGGTGTGGGAGCCAAATGGCCCCGGTTCATGCGAGACGCTGTGCAGCGACGCAACATGGTGAATGAGTTTTGTTTTAGCTTTCGGGTCTGCAGTACCGACCAAGGATGCGAGCGCAATAAAGCGATCCACAAGCGAACAATGCGAGTGAGAAGCTGGTGCACGACGAGCGCAACTCGCAAAGCAGTCCCCCGGTAGCAAGTACTTCGGGGAAGAGCTGTCGAAGGAGGCGGACTGTCTACAGCTGTGCTCTGGTGGGGAAGACAGGGCTTGGCGacgcaaagaaaaaagggggcaaaAAGTAAACAGCGGTCATCTTTCAAAAGAAGTAGAAGACGGAGATCACAACGGCAACGAGGCGGGCCCACCGCAGATGGTCCAATGCGGGGGACATGTGCCACGGGGAGCACACCTTGACGCTTCGTACTAAGGTGTGCATGTGAGTAAGGTGGCCCGTACCCTTAGACTAAACTCTACCTCTGTGAGCGTAGACGAGCACATCCGCGcatcttttttgttgttgttgggaGGGGAACGGGAAGCTCACACTCGTCATGTTCAGGAGCAGTTTCCGCATTGTTGCTGAACCCTCCCCTCTGTAGCGTGCGCTAGAAACAAGTTGTGGATTAGCTGCATCCCGGTGTATACCtcacggagaaggagcaaCGCTGTGCTACCGCAGAGAAGTCATTTAGTTGTCAATGAGACCATTGAGTGACCAACACGTCGGTATATGCATGTGCAAACAATCATAGCTCAtcggctgctgttgcgctgcAGCCAAGTCCTGGCCGTCAAGCGGGGTTCCTCTTGTCCTTCCCCGTCCACTCCTCTGGTTGCTTGCGGCGCGATCAGCGTCAGAGGGGGCTCGAGCGGACAGCATGCCTTGATTCACAGCGGGCCACGTCCACGGTCCTGCGCTTGAGCGCGGAGGCAGGTGGCGCCAGTCGTGCGGGTGGTAGGGCGTCGCCCATGCACATGCCGCATGAGCGCAGGGGGGATGCTGAGCAGCCCCAGGACACAGCCCCCCGAGGCCCAGCGCACGGCCGGTATACCATGCTCTGCCCTCGGTCGCCTCAAGCCGCCGCATTCCATCATGTCGCGTGGAGGCTCCTCACGCGGAAGTCCGGAGGAGCCGATGGTGTCAATCGGACTGCTCTCGTCGTGCTTccggcatctgcgcctcATGAGCCTACGCGGTCAGACTCAGGGAGCGCCGCATgccccgcacacacatgcactgTGGCGCTGATCGGTATACATCTCTTCGCGCCCTCCTCGACCATCGCTCTTGCTCTGCTGAGCTCTGCCTGCTTTGCTCGGGATGTGGCACACCGCGCCAGGTGCGGTTGGCCGCGCGGGCACTGCGCAGTGCCCGCATTCCCGCATATTGGCGCCTGATTCAGGACGGCACTGTTGCCTGGGGGCTCGCTGTCGTCATCCTGCAGCTTCTGTCGATGCCATGGACGGGGCGTGTCTGGATAGCGTGCCAGCATGCGCCGCGACAGCTGGGGCCGCCGCTATGCGTCAGTGACGGCATGGGGCACTCTCCCTTCTCCTGAGCCCCCGCACGTCATTCacaggcgtgtgcgtgccaaGCGGGAGGGAACTGCGGATAGGCATGCGCCTGCACAGAGAGAACTCACACCTTGTCCTTCTGACGGCGCacgaggggggaggggggcagccCTAGGCACACAACGTGGGAAGCCCACGCAGCGCGCGTGAGATGCGCGTAGTCGCAACACTGCGTGCAGAGCCATGGCGTGAGGAACGACGTGTGTTGTGACACCCACACTGAGCGATCCGCGACTCTTGCGTCGCATACCGGGCACCACACGCCGGGCAGAACGCCCTCGTAGCACCCGCGGTCAGGTGCGCGGATGCCGCAGTGCTAGCTGTGTCGTTGGCAGCACACCATCTTGCCGCTACCGGAAGCCGAAGTACGGACAGGTACCTGTCCGGAAACGGGGTAGCGATGGTCAACTCTCGTCTCGTGAGCTGAGCATCGGTGTTCTTCTGTTGTGGTACGGCTGCCACCAAGCAGAATAAGAAACGAGACGCTCACGCATGTATATTAGTGAAACCATGAAACAAACGGAAATATTAAACTGTACAAGCAGGATCAATGGAAAAACACTGTAGTCTACATGGGTAAAAAAGAGGGGCGCACCCTCAAAAGCACAAAGAAGGGAACTGCACAGAAGTGCGCCGGGTGAAATGCCtgtgtgggaggagggagggagggagggagggagggggactCTCAACGACGACGTGGGGGTGGCTTTGGGCGGTTGACTGTGTTCGCGCATCGCGGAATGTGACGCGCCGCGACGTCTGGCGCAAAGCGGCGCTGGCAGTGGGGACAGGGCACGTAATCGGGATTCGTCGAGTACGTTGGTGGTGGCAAGTCCTTGGCGGTTCCGCCTGCTTTCAAGACTTGATCCACCTGCCGAGCCTCGCGCAGTGCGCGCCGAAACGATTCACTCTCCGCCTTCCAATCGCGCTTCGGGGCAGCCGGCTGCGACCCGGCAGAGGGCTtggctgcggcagtggcccCCTCTGGCAGCCGCTGCTTTGTTGCATTGAAGACGCGTCGCTTCTTCTgcgagcagcagatgcgctCATGCTTTGCCAGAGACTCTGAGGCAAACTGGCGACCACAGTGACTGCAAGGCACCCGCACCAGGTCGTCTTCAGCGTATGCAGGGAATTCATCAGTGTGTTCTTCTATAGGGGTGCAGGCGTTACGCGTTTGGGGTCGGGCGGGTGCAACAGAGCTGGCCACCGGCGTTGTGACGGTTTTGGCTGGTTCGCTCGCGGAGGGCCGCTGTGGCGTGCTTGCCCTCGCCACCTTCAGGCGTGCAACATCGGATGGCGGTAGTGTGCCATCAGCGCGAAGAGGCGGACCATCGTCTTTCGTGGTGAGCACCTTCAATGCCTCTAGTCGCCCTCCGCAGTCCTCGCAAAAAACAGCCGTTGTGTCCTCTACAGTCTCCTTGCACTTCGCGCAATAAAGCACCGCCTTGTGCTCAGTAGAACCTCCCGCACGGGTGGAAGgaggcgtcgcagctgctcctgctgctgcaggggcTGGGGTGAGATCGGCATCACcaagcgcggcgccgcagttGTCGCAAAAGttgccgtcggcgtcgctgaTCGCCTCGCACGCCGGGCAcacgacgcggcgcaccgtTGACGCATGCTTGTTCGGACCGCCTGGAGTAAGCTCATGCGCTGACGCGCCTTGAACGGGCTGCCCACACGTTCCGCAAAACCGCGAGCCATGCGGGATGCGCTCTCCACAGTGCTGGCACGAGTTGGACAGCGGCTTGGGCACGAAGTTGTGGCCGCAATCGCGACAGAACTTTGCATCAGCGTCGTACTCTACTGCATCGCACTGCGGACACACGCGGCTCTCGGTGGGGAGGGTAGAGTGGCGAGTGAGCCGGTTGCGCTTCGGGTGAATCCAGTCCTCGCCGGCGGAGGAAGTCGGCGGCTcttgcttccgctgctgcttctcacTGCGCGGTGTCTGGCCACCGATGCTAGCCTTTGTGGCTGCAGTGTCTGCTGGTGTTGTCGCCGTTGTGGGCGTAGGACATCTGGCGCCCCCACCCGTCTTTGCCTTGCGCGGAGAGGTTGGTTTGGGTGGATTGTCGGGGCGGCAAGAGCGCAAGTGCACCACTAGTCGCTCTGGCAAGAATCTGCGACTGCAGTTGGGGCACTCCTCTAGGTTGTTCATGAACTCCTGAAACTGCTCCTCGGCCTGCTCGCGCGGTGAGGCGCCGGGACGGCCGCGCCAATTCACCGTGTCGGGGTGCTTCGGAGGGTGGCCACGCGAGTGTGGGTCGGCGTTCTGCCACTGTGCCAGCTTCTTTTCGTAGCACTGCGGCACGTGGATCCcgatggaggcggtgccgaACTGCTGTCCGCACAGGTAACACGTCGGGAGAAGCGGGGGGCCGGGGGAGAGCGACCGGCATCCagccgcgcgccgcggctcGCTTTTGTGTTTGCCGCCTCCTGGTGTGCTGCCTCCGCCCCCGTCCGCCTTCGCTTTAGACGACGGGACACCAACCTTGCCGTCACctctgcagccgcgcaggTGCACCGGCAGCCGGTCCGGCAGAAAAGTGCGGGCGCAGTGCGGACACGCGACTAGCTGGGAGTTGAACTCCTGATATTGTTCTCTATTGATAGCCTCAACCGAGGCACCGTTGCCGCCTTTCCACTTGACCATGTCGGGGTGCTTGGGCTTTGGGCCTCGCACAGCCGGGTCCGTCACTTCCCACTGACTGAGCTTCTTCTGGTAGCACTGGGGAACATGAATGCCAATGGAGGCGCTACCGAACTGCTGACCGCAAAGATAGCAGACGCGTAACTGAGGGCGGTAACCCGCCGGCTTCACCTCCGTTAATAAAGGAGGCATCGGTTCTCTCTTCACGCGGCTTCGGAAGAACTAGTGCCGCGTCCAAAAGAAGCTGCAAGTGCGCACAGCTTTCACACGCGGAGAGTCCTTCTTTCCACACCCCGTGCCGGAGACGGGGAAGGGCGAAATAAAACGGCAAAGTGGAAGAGAAATGGTGGTgcagaaggggggagggaagctGTGGCGAAGGTGAAAGGAGGACGTCGCGTACGCGAAATAGGAACGGCCGTCGACATGGGAAGTGGGAGTGAGCGAGACCGTGGCATAGAAAGCGGCTCAGAACATGATGAAATGCCATGGCAAGGGAGTGGGCGAGGGCCCCCCCCCGCTCAACCTCTGAGACGATGTCTACACAAAACAGAGGTGGCGGGGTAAAAGGAGAGGCGAACGGAGCACGCTGGTGGTCAGCGTGCAGAAAGAAAGAGGCCGCGGGGTGAACAACACACAAACGGAGATCTGATGGAATCACCTCCGCGGGAGCACAAAAAGATCGGCTACGAAATCTCTGGGGTGAGCTGAAGATCAGTTGCCTCCATCCGCGTTTCGTTTCGTCATTCGATTGGGGcgccacacgcgcgtgtATACACGAGCCACCCGTAGTAATCAACTCCTACACAGAGGCAGGGAGATGTGGAAGCGATATCCGATGAGGGAAATACATGAAGGAAAAGAGGGTGCTACACGCTATTAGTGCTGCTAACGGCGGCAAAGAAAATCGAAGATAGGGGGTGGCACAGACGCATATCTCACACACCAACAATCAGAGTCACTAGCAGCCGACACGGCAAGCAGaaaggcacacgcacgcgccccACCGAAGAACATCAAACACACGGCACTCGTGATCTGGAAAAGTACATCGGCCACAATACCAGGTCGGGAGCAGAGGAGCATGAAGAGGGGgacgggagggggagggtgaaagacgcgcgccagcagctcagAGATGGGGAAAAGTGGAAGACACCCAGCTTTGTCTCCGTCGCGAGCATAGTGTTGTGTACCCCGTGAGTAGACTGGCGAGACGCAAGTAAGCACGGGCATAAGCTTCTTCCCATCCCTCTCCCTGCATCCGCACCATACAGTTGAGAAAGAAGTATCAAAAAAGTGAAACCCAGGCGCTACGTCTACTGAATCGCTGTGGGGCCAGGCTGCGTGACATTCGATGGGTACTTGGCGCCCTCCAGCGGCTTGATGCGGAACTGCTGACCGGGGTAGATCTCCTGAGCGAGAGCCTCGAGGCCATCGGTGCGGCCGAAGCCCGGCTCTGCCTTCGCGCGATAGATGCCGAacttcttcgccgcctcctcctcctgctcaaAGGCAGCCTtgtccgccgcctccagcttcTTGAAGGCGATGTCCAGCTCTTGCAAGGGGGCAAGCTTTCGGATGCCACGTTCAACCTCGGAAGCCTCGCGGATGGTGTGTGGCGTGTATGCGATACGCTCCCAGCTCGCTAGCCGATCGAAAAGAGTGCTCCGGCGGTTCACCTGATCTAGCTCGAAGGTGAGGACGTAGTTGTCGTCAAACCACGGGTTGGGCACCGTCCAGGTGGCAAGCTTGCCAAAGAAGCGACCGAAACCGCGGTAGCACGGCACTACAAGGCGCTTCTCGAAGTGGCGAGCAATCTCCCGGAACGCCTCCACGTGGCTCAGCGTCTGCGGACCACCAAGGTCGAACTTGTAGCGCACGGCACGGTGAGACATGGAGCACCGCACGACGGCACGTGCGGCGTCGACAACCCATGTGGGCTGCACCTGCGTGTTCGGAAAGCATGCTGGGTAGATGTAGCGGCCCAGACCGCGGTAGCGGTAGTTCTTCCCGTAGAGTGGGCCGAAGCGAATAATGGTGGCGTCCGGATGGTTGGCGCCGACGGCATCTTCGCCGCGGGCACGGAAGTCGACGTAGTTCGACTCTGATGCAAAAGTGGCGTCAAGACCGTTGCAGAAAATGACACGCTCTGCTCGTACGCTGCGCGCAGTCCAGCTGACGTTTGTGGCGCCGATCAGAAACACGTCATGATGGCTATTGTTGGCATATTCGGCGTGGTAGTCGACAGCGAAAATAAGAGTGTCGCTCCCGTTGGCGGCAACGTTGACTTGAATCCTGTCTGTCACGTCGCACTCGTGCAGCTCTAGCTTGTCTGGGTACTTGAGCAGGAGGCCGTCGAGGTCAGATCCTTGCGGGATGAGCGTGGGGTAGCGCGTGGTGGCGCGTACCTTTTCGATGTCTGGGTGCTCGCATAGCTCCCGCACAATCTCAGCTCCGAGGTAGCCACTGGCGCCGAAGACGGTGACGCACTTCGCTGGCTTTGGGttgaggcggcgccgctcgtgCGGCAGGCGCACAGCCGGGTTTGGCAAAAGCATCGTAGCCCAATATGGGCCGCGCTCGTAGCCGAAGCCACCGCCTGTAGTCTTCGGCTTTTGCGTCGGGTACATTTGGCACAAGTCCTTGCGGTCGAGGAACATGGACTCGGGCTGGTGACCGAACGGGTCCCAGAAGGTGCGCGCAGCGCCTacggtggcgacggcacTCGCCGACCGGACTGAAAACCGCTGCATGCCCAATGATACGTTGATTTGAAGGTTTGCTGTGctattgttttttttttttgagggGCTAAGAAGAAGCTGCTAAGCAGAATGGGTCGGAGAAGGAGAGTCAGGCAACAGAGGTGTACGACAGCGTGCTACACGCTACTGTTTCTTAACACCTCTCTATGATCTCTTGCGTGCGCCTACTACGTATCGCGGCCTCCGTTCACTTGTCGGCAAGGCTGCGAGTGTCTGTTGCTTTCGCCGCGACACCGGTCCTGCTCGAGCACCGGGATACTGGGGGAAAAAAATAAGACACACGAGCATACAAAAAAAGATGCTCCTTTACTACTATGACCTCGGTGCTTTGAGtgcaagcgcagcggccaGCGAACAAAAaagtgcacgcacgcggctgagcaacaacaaccaaaaaGTATCAGCGCTGGAATCGAGcagaaggaaagggaggaagATGTCGAAAAATGGAAGCAGCACTGAGGAACACGGCTGCTCGTGTATTTTGAGCGCATGAAGCTAcgcgtgggggggggaggaagaggaggaggggggcaggtTCCTCATTCGTTTTTGAACCGATAAACCTGAAATGAGCACCAAATCCTCTAAAAGCGTCTGCGAATTGTCACGCCAGATGCATATACCGCCGGCCTGGGGCCCACACCACGCTTAGGCACCGTTCACTTTTTGGCTGTCATTTATGTTCACATGTTCAACTGAGCTTCTTTGGCACGTCTCGACATCCTACAGCGTGTGCTCCCGCGCCTAATACGATACCATGGGAAGAAACACATGACCACAGAAAGAGGTACACAACGAGCAAGTAGTGTGCCTCGCCATCTGTTGCAGGTTGCACAACGAAGAGTGTGATGCCTTTCGCTCCTAACGTTTTACACCTGACTGCAACAGAGCGCTGAAAACAACCAGATGATCATCTTCCTTTATGTAGACTCATAGCGATAGAAGCGATTTCTCTCTTGTCGCACACAATGTGCGCTTCACGGCTGCTCTACGCCTCGCTCTGTAGCTctcgcacccctccccccccttgtCAGGAACCACGCATTGCCATTCTCCCCGAACAGCATGTGCGCGTATTTAGCACGGTCGTGGCGCAAAAGGAGAGGCGGGACATCGGTGCGCGTCGCTCGAAAGAATGCAGGGCAGAGAAGCTGAGGTGCACAGATATAGTTAAGAGAACAGGGTGGGGAGGTGAGCATGCATACTGCCATTCCTCCTCGTACGCATGGCGATAGAGAAGGACTCTACAGATCTGCTTTCACCTCCCTCATTCGGCGCCTAGGCACCCTCATGTACAACAACACCAACAGCCGCACTAGGCTATCAACGTTGGCTGCTTATCGAAGCGCTGAGATGCTTATTCATTCTCAAACGAGATAATCCAGTCGGCCGCCACGAGGACGCTGGGCTTGCGTACAACCACAGTCTGCCCCAGCTGCTCGAACTCGAGCGGGGTCACCACCTCCGTCTCGTCCACGCGCGTGCTCAAGACCACCTTGCTGACCTTGCCGACGTAGCCGTAGATCACAACACGCTCGACGGTATTGGCGGCGTTGTAAAGCCCTGCGGTCGCCGGGAAGTCCGGGTAGGCGCTGTTCTGGAGCACCTGATTTGAGTAGGAGAACGCGCGGTGCACAAAGGCGCCCTTTGTATAATCGTATGTGGTACCATCATCGATGTAGAGATCCCCGTAGCTGTTGCCCTGCGCGTTGAGAGCCACGAAAAGCGTGAAAGGGTCCAGGCGCGCTGCaaagctgctgcggcgaagcCGCAACTTCATTGGGACAACGTGACCACCACGCAGAAACATCGGTATCGTATCTTTGCCCACTGGCATTGTGTGCGGTCCGACTGCCAGCTCGCCCGAGAAGTAGTTGTACCACAGCACTTCCttgggcagcggcaccgttACTTCCGTCACGCCCGGCTTCACTACTGGCTGCACTAGAATGGAGGGGCCGAAGAGGTAAGTGTTCTGCACCTCGCGCAACTCCGACTGCCCAGGGAATTCGTAGAAGAGAGGGCGCATGATGGTGTTGCcctcggtgtgcgcgtggtaGAAAGTAGTGTAGAGGTACGGCAACAGGGCGTACCGCAGCGCCAAGGCGATTCGAACAAGGGACTGGGCCTCAGTCGAGAACGTCCACGGCTCGCGACGCTTTGTATCGAGGTTGGCGTGGGCGCGGTAAAAAGGCACAAAGACACCGGCCTGCATCCACCGCACAAACAACTCCTCCTCGGGGTCGAAGAAGAAGCCACCAATGTCGCAGCCGCAGAAGGGGTAGTTTGAGATGGACAGGGAGAGCAGCTCCGGTATGCTGTTCTCTAGGTGGTCCCAGCGGGCCATATTGTCGCCCGTCCACATCGCCGCATACCGCTGCGACCCAGAAAAGAAGCTTCGCGTGAGGATGAAAGGACGCTCGGGCGCCGCGTTGGGGCCGCCGGCCTCGAGCATTCCTTTGTGGGCGGCCTGGACCGAGTAAAAGCTGTAGGCGTTGTGCACAAAGCGATGCTCAACCGTCTGACCATTGTCCAGGCTGTGCACCGCCATCTTGGGCATGGTGCCCCTCTCGCCACCGAAC
This DNA window, taken from Leishmania major strain Friedlin complete genome, chromosome 18, encodes the following:
- a CDS encoding putative alpha glucosidase II subunit, which translates into the protein MRRSHMTPIMVALLLLLASVASSVSVVTTEGGLAVDAIGYPNNVVRLTAKPADKWTYQPDGIILPHAVALQVTKGANDAQWSIPHGECVLTVSMAPPHVRFVFSCHANSLVEATAFADAMAAPEVNFTFPAAQTMYGLAEHAADLPLRGGSVYEMYNTDTFQYSVNSTEALYGSIPFIMAYAPQSTCGVLFLNPSETNVGVGADSAAPSCQWKPEVGAIDIFFLPGPTPAKVQQQHAALTGATVMPPYFSLGLHQCRWNYLNLKDCLSVDEGFDTHNMPYDVLWLDIEHTDKKKYFTWDPYTFPDPKALTDALASKGRKLVTVRDPHVKRDEGYYIHNEAQKGGYYVKDASGEDYVGKCWPGSSSWPDFLNTRTRDWYSQFFHDDRYPGGSRDIHTWVDMNEPSVFGGERGTMPKMAVHSLDNGQTVEHRFVHNAYSFYSVQAAHKGMLEAGGPNAAPERPFILTRSFFSGSQRYAAMWTGDNMARWDHLENSIPELLSLSISNYPFCGCDIGGFFFDPEEELFVRWMQAGVFVPFYRAHANLDTKRREPWTFSTEAQSLVRIALALRYALLPYLYTTFYHAHTEGNTIMRPLFYEFPGQSELREVQNTYLFGPSILVQPVVKPGVTEVTVPLPKEVLWYNYFSGELAVGPHTMPVGKDTIPMFLRGGHVVPMKLRLRRSSFAARLDPFTLFVALNAQGNSYGDLYIDDGTTYDYTKGAFVHRAFSYSNQVLQNSAYPDFPATAGLYNAANTVERVVIYGYVGKVSKVVLSTRVDETEVVTPLEFEQLGQTVVVRKPSVLVAADWIISFENE